A portion of the Paucilactobacillus hokkaidonensis JCM 18461 genome contains these proteins:
- a CDS encoding ketopantoate reductase family protein, which yields MALKYTVLGSGAMGLRYGVLLQEAGFEVDFVDTWEPQVTTVKQQKGIYVSRDGNERHLVPINIYTPEEYTGNPDVYVVFTKQMLLADLLQRSAHFFKPNQYAVTGMNGMGHIEKLNQYFEPQKVIGGTALIGTVLNKAGDVDFIGASGAGSMNLANQTEKPDETTHQIVADFQKANLNPTLTTNFLGTLLAKVIFNSVINTICTLFGIQMGQFIAYPGAEKLGKQLINEAFDVCERAGITLLNTRQQEWDTIEHVSRDTNPLHYPSMYQDMSKNRDTEVDYINGYIYELGKQYNYEASTHDFLRNLVHLAENTRQYRE from the coding sequence ATGGCTTTGAAATATACAGTGTTAGGTTCAGGTGCAATGGGCCTACGCTATGGTGTCTTGTTGCAAGAGGCAGGATTTGAAGTTGATTTTGTTGATACATGGGAACCCCAAGTGACCACGGTCAAACAGCAAAAAGGCATTTATGTTTCCCGCGATGGGAATGAGCGCCATTTAGTGCCAATTAACATTTATACACCAGAAGAATATACTGGTAATCCTGATGTCTATGTTGTCTTTACTAAACAAATGTTGCTGGCAGATTTATTGCAGCGCAGTGCGCATTTCTTTAAACCAAATCAGTATGCTGTCACCGGAATGAACGGAATGGGCCACATTGAAAAGCTTAATCAATATTTTGAACCGCAAAAAGTGATTGGTGGTACAGCCTTAATTGGAACTGTATTGAATAAGGCTGGAGATGTTGATTTTATTGGTGCTTCAGGTGCTGGATCAATGAACCTGGCTAATCAAACGGAAAAACCAGATGAAACCACGCATCAAATTGTGGCGGATTTCCAAAAAGCAAATCTAAATCCAACGTTAACAACGAACTTTTTAGGAACCTTATTGGCTAAGGTTATTTTCAATTCTGTCATTAACACTATTTGTACATTATTTGGAATCCAAATGGGTCAGTTTATCGCTTACCCGGGTGCTGAAAAATTAGGTAAACAGTTAATTAATGAAGCATTTGATGTTTGCGAACGGGCTGGAATTACATTATTAAATACTCGTCAACAAGAATGGGATACGATTGAACATGTTAGTCGTGACACGAATCCATTGCACTATCCATCAATGTATCAGGATATGAGTAAGAATCGTGATACTGAAGTGGATTACATTAATGGTTATATTTATGAACTGGGGAAGCAGTATAATTATGAAGCTTCAACGCATGATTTTTTGCGTAATTTGGTTCATTTAGCGGAGAATACTCGCCAATATAGAGAATAA
- a CDS encoding pyridoxal phosphate-dependent aminotransferase, with amino-acid sequence MEFPESELLQGLPKQFFANLVAKVNKKAASGVDVINLGQGNPDKPTPDYIVKSTQEKVAKPENHKYSLFRGLPALKKAASDFYLEKYGASFDPEKEVAILGGSKIGLVELPWALMNPGDTFLLPDPGYPDYLSGAALGQANFETFPLKEENNFLPDLDAIPADVAKKAKLIYLNYPNNPTGATATHEFYEKLVDWAKQYHVGVISDFAYGAIGFDGKAPISFMETPGAKEVGIEFYTYSKTFNMAGWRIAFAVGNPDIIEAINLIQDHLFVSVFPALQQAGIDALKDHQRDSEISKIVERYETRRNAFVGAAEKIGWRSINPGGAFYVWMPVPTGYTSASFADLLLNEAGVAVAPGNGFGEQGEGYVRIGLLIEPERLVEAVERIDKLHIFDQVKE; translated from the coding sequence ATGGAATTTCCAGAGTCAGAATTACTACAAGGATTACCGAAACAGTTTTTTGCTAATTTGGTTGCCAAAGTTAACAAAAAAGCAGCATCAGGGGTAGACGTGATTAATTTGGGACAAGGTAATCCAGATAAGCCAACCCCAGATTACATTGTCAAAAGTACGCAAGAAAAAGTAGCCAAGCCTGAAAATCATAAGTACTCGCTCTTTCGTGGATTACCAGCTTTGAAAAAAGCAGCCAGTGATTTTTATTTAGAAAAATACGGGGCATCATTTGATCCGGAAAAAGAAGTTGCAATTCTAGGAGGATCTAAAATTGGTCTAGTAGAGTTACCCTGGGCATTGATGAATCCTGGCGACACATTCCTATTGCCTGATCCTGGTTATCCAGATTATCTTTCCGGAGCTGCTTTGGGCCAGGCTAATTTTGAAACTTTTCCATTAAAAGAAGAGAACAACTTTTTACCTGATTTAGATGCAATCCCAGCAGATGTTGCCAAAAAAGCTAAATTAATATATTTGAACTATCCTAATAATCCAACTGGAGCAACTGCAACCCATGAGTTTTATGAAAAACTTGTTGATTGGGCCAAACAGTACCATGTTGGTGTGATCAGTGATTTTGCATATGGCGCCATCGGATTTGACGGAAAAGCACCAATTAGTTTCATGGAAACTCCAGGAGCAAAAGAAGTTGGAATCGAATTTTATACTTACTCCAAAACGTTTAACATGGCTGGGTGGCGGATTGCGTTTGCTGTCGGTAATCCAGATATCATTGAGGCGATTAATCTGATTCAGGATCATTTATTCGTGAGTGTTTTTCCAGCATTGCAACAAGCTGGAATTGATGCTTTAAAGGATCATCAACGTGATAGTGAAATCAGCAAGATTGTTGAACGTTATGAAACGCGCAGGAATGCATTTGTTGGAGCTGCCGAAAAAATTGGTTGGCGTTCAATCAATCCTGGTGGGGCCTTTTACGTTTGGATGCCAGTTCCGACAGGATACACTAGTGCATCATTCGCTGATTTGTTACTAAATGAGGCCGGTGTAGCAGTTGCCCCTGGTAATGGTTTTGGTGAGCAAGGCGAAGGATATGTCCGGATCGGTTTGTTAATTGAACCAGAACGCTTAGTCGAAGCGGTTGAACGCATTGATAAGTTACATATTTTTGATCAAGTAAAGGAGTAA
- a CDS encoding carbon-nitrogen family hydrolase, translating to MKVGLAQTNVTFANPEENFKRVEEYAKKAADQKVDVVVFPEMWNTGYALDQLDEIADKNGIQTQTLLKKLAIQYHLNIVGGSVSTKRDGHFYNTSYVVNEQGNVVSAYDKVHLFGLMHEGDFITAGSNETTFELAGVPSTGVICYDIRFPEWLRTLSRHDAKVIYISAEWPDVRIPQWELLVRARAIENQAYVVAVNRVGDDPDNHFNGHSLVVDPLGKIVEQAGEQEELVVASLDLDSIDQVRGQIPVFEDRRPDLYK from the coding sequence ATCAAAGTTGGATTAGCTCAAACCAATGTAACGTTTGCCAATCCAGAAGAAAATTTCAAACGGGTAGAAGAGTATGCCAAAAAGGCTGCTGATCAGAAAGTGGATGTGGTTGTTTTTCCAGAGATGTGGAATACAGGCTACGCACTTGATCAACTAGATGAAATTGCGGATAAAAATGGTATACAAACACAAACATTATTAAAAAAGTTAGCAATTCAATACCATTTAAATATTGTCGGCGGGTCGGTCTCAACTAAGCGTGATGGTCATTTTTATAACACTAGCTATGTAGTTAATGAACAGGGAAATGTAGTGAGCGCATATGATAAGGTCCATTTATTTGGTCTAATGCATGAAGGTGACTTTATTACAGCTGGTTCAAACGAAACAACGTTTGAGTTAGCTGGCGTTCCTAGTACAGGTGTGATTTGTTATGACATTCGTTTCCCAGAATGGCTTCGAACATTAAGTCGACATGATGCAAAAGTTATTTATATTTCTGCCGAATGGCCGGATGTTCGGATTCCTCAATGGGAATTATTAGTTCGGGCACGGGCAATTGAAAATCAAGCGTATGTAGTTGCTGTTAACCGAGTTGGGGATGACCCTGATAATCATTTTAACGGGCATTCATTGGTCGTGGATCCGCTTGGGAAGATAGTCGAACAAGCAGGTGAACAAGAAGAATTAGTTGTGGCCTCGTTAGATTTAGATTCGATCGATCAAGTTAGAGGACAAATTCCTGTTTTTGAAGATCGTCGTCCAGATTTATACAAATAA
- a CDS encoding methionine ABC transporter permease codes for MQTFINTWGSVIWTGFGQTLAMTSITFILSIAIGIPIGVLLVVTRIDGLHPNKTVYSITNWIINILRSLPFIILLFLILPITKFVAGTTIGIRGVILPLVVYAGPYIGRLVESSLLEVDPGTIEAYQSMGISNSNIIWRIMVRESRSSIIRGLTIAAIGLIGATAMAGLVGAGGLGDIAYQYGFQRYQPDVMYVTIIILIVLVQLIQSIGNVVSARLKKD; via the coding sequence ATGCAAACATTTATCAACACATGGGGTTCAGTGATTTGGACTGGGTTTGGCCAAACACTTGCCATGACCTCAATTACATTTATTTTATCGATTGCAATTGGAATCCCAATTGGAGTGTTATTAGTTGTTACGAGAATTGATGGATTACATCCAAATAAAACGGTATATTCAATTACAAACTGGATTATTAATATTCTTCGTTCGTTGCCGTTTATTATCTTGTTATTCTTGATTTTACCAATTACTAAGTTCGTGGCTGGAACCACAATTGGTATTCGCGGTGTGATCTTACCGTTAGTCGTCTATGCTGGTCCATACATTGGTCGCTTGGTGGAATCATCTTTGTTGGAAGTTGATCCGGGAACGATTGAGGCATATCAATCAATGGGAATCAGTAATAGCAACATTATTTGGCGAATCATGGTTCGCGAATCACGAAGTAGTATTATTCGTGGCTTAACCATTGCAGCTATCGGTCTGATCGGAGCAACCGCAATGGCCGGACTAGTTGGAGCTGGTGGATTAGGAGATATTGCTTATCAATATGGTTTCCAACGATATCAACCAGATGTAATGTACGTCACGATTATTATTTTGATTGTACTGGTTCAATTGATTCAGTCGATTGGAAATGTGGTATCGGCAAGGTTGAAAAAAGATTAG
- a CDS encoding methionine ABC transporter ATP-binding protein: MIEFKNVSKTFSGQQKNKHVKAVENVSLKVDDGEIYGVMGYSGAGKSTLIRMINGLEKPTSGQVIVSGESVADLSKPDLLKLRRKIGMIFQSYNLLVTANVFQNIVLPLTLEGIDKAEATQRAEKYLKIVDLWNKRDSFPAQLSGGQRQRVAVARALAHEPKILLSDEATSALDPETTESILSLLLKINQELGITIFLITHEMEVIQRICDRVAVLDQGVIVEEGNVVDVFTKPKKEITKRFAGVSDTLGVPRDILAPYQKTKQLVSLQFVGDSANNPLLSQLQAKFNITPDILAGSMGYMKREPYGRLLVYLKTDDRSQYDAALQYIRDQQVHVEEVEL; this comes from the coding sequence TTGATTGAGTTTAAAAACGTATCAAAGACATTTTCAGGTCAACAAAAAAATAAGCATGTTAAAGCAGTTGAAAACGTCTCGTTAAAAGTTGATGATGGTGAGATTTATGGAGTCATGGGCTATTCTGGAGCAGGTAAAAGCACACTGATTCGGATGATTAACGGACTGGAAAAACCAACATCGGGACAAGTAATTGTTAGTGGAGAATCAGTTGCCGATCTATCTAAACCGGATTTATTAAAATTACGGCGTAAAATTGGGATGATTTTCCAAAGTTATAATCTGTTGGTAACTGCTAACGTATTTCAAAACATTGTGTTGCCACTTACGCTGGAAGGTATTGATAAGGCAGAAGCAACACAGCGAGCAGAAAAGTACTTAAAAATTGTTGATCTATGGAATAAACGGGATAGTTTTCCAGCACAGCTTTCTGGTGGGCAGCGACAACGAGTAGCGGTTGCACGAGCATTAGCTCATGAACCTAAAATATTATTGTCGGATGAAGCGACAAGTGCATTGGATCCTGAAACAACCGAATCAATTTTGTCTTTGTTACTAAAAATCAATCAAGAGCTGGGCATTACAATCTTTTTAATCACTCATGAAATGGAAGTCATTCAACGAATTTGTGATCGCGTGGCGGTCCTCGATCAAGGTGTGATTGTAGAAGAAGGAAATGTGGTCGATGTCTTCACCAAACCAAAGAAGGAAATTACCAAACGATTTGCGGGAGTGAGTGATACTTTGGGTGTGCCACGTGATATTTTGGCACCGTATCAAAAAACAAAACAATTGGTTTCGTTACAATTTGTTGGTGACAGTGCCAATAATCCGTTACTGTCACAATTACAAGCGAAGTTTAATATTACACCCGATATTTTAGCGGGGAGTATGGGGTACATGAAACGTGAGCCATATGGCCGACTGTTGGTGTATTTAAAAACGGATGATCGCAGTCAATATGATGCAGCATTACAGTATATTCGTGATCAACAAGTGCACGTTGAGGAGGTTGAGTTATAA
- a CDS encoding MetQ/NlpA family ABC transporter substrate-binding protein — MTKKNKLFKRIGLAAALSVLVVGGLAGCGNSSSKELSDKTITIGVTGGPHEQITQQVKKLAKKDGLDVKIKVFSDYNTPNSSLSSGDLDANSYQTLPFLKQQERDKNYKFTTAFKTVAFPMGIYSNSLKSLSDLKDGDSIAVPNDPANETRALELFQKAGVLKIKKGVGQNATKNTIASNPKHLKIVELDAAQLPKQLDEVTAAAVNGNYAYSSGLSKKSKPIYHEKYKNNPYPNYFVVQSGHKDDKVIKQLDKYYHSKTVKNYIDKAFGGSVVVSK, encoded by the coding sequence ATGACAAAGAAAAACAAATTATTTAAACGAATTGGGTTGGCCGCTGCATTATCAGTATTAGTAGTAGGTGGATTAGCAGGTTGTGGTAATTCTTCAAGCAAAGAACTCAGTGATAAAACAATTACGATTGGTGTTACTGGTGGGCCCCATGAACAGATTACACAGCAAGTTAAGAAGTTGGCCAAAAAAGATGGTTTAGATGTGAAGATCAAAGTCTTTAGCGATTACAACACACCAAACTCATCATTGAGTTCCGGAGATCTTGATGCCAACAGTTACCAGACATTGCCATTCTTGAAACAACAAGAAAGGGATAAGAACTATAAGTTTACAACAGCATTTAAAACAGTTGCATTCCCAATGGGTATTTATTCAAATAGTCTAAAGTCATTGAGTGATTTAAAGGATGGCGATTCAATTGCCGTGCCAAATGATCCAGCCAATGAAACTCGTGCCTTGGAACTGTTCCAAAAGGCCGGAGTATTGAAGATTAAAAAGGGTGTTGGTCAAAACGCAACGAAGAATACAATTGCATCTAACCCTAAACATTTGAAGATTGTTGAATTAGATGCAGCACAACTACCAAAGCAACTTGATGAAGTTACAGCCGCAGCGGTTAATGGTAACTACGCATATTCATCAGGTTTATCCAAGAAATCTAAACCAATCTATCATGAAAAATACAAGAATAATCCATATCCTAACTACTTTGTCGTTCAATCAGGTCACAAAGACGATAAAGTAATCAAACAATTGGACAAGTATTACCATTCAAAGACAGTTAAAAATTATATTGACAAAGCATTTGGTGGATCGGTTGTTGTATCGAAATAG
- a CDS encoding transporter substrate-binding domain-containing protein, whose protein sequence is MKLSKLFKTLAVSFAALLVVSVIATVVPQTAKAASNNSSVSAIKKRGTIKIAVFGDLPPYGWVNKSGKRVGYDVALARQVGKDLGVKVKFVQVNADSRVDALNSNKADLVLANFTVNADRKKQVDFAKSYMKVSVGVISPKSKTVTKASQLNGKKVIVTKGTTAETYFTKHSNGVTLQKYDSKTQQFNALKNGRAAALADDNSYLFAWAKKHSNYKVGIKSIGPHQYIAPGIKKGNKSLLNWTNKEITKLNKKDFFTQDYNKNLKPYFGSDVKPSDIIITSNK, encoded by the coding sequence ATGAAATTGAGTAAATTATTTAAAACATTAGCTGTGTCATTTGCAGCGTTACTAGTAGTTTCAGTAATTGCAACAGTGGTTCCACAGACGGCAAAGGCCGCATCCAATAATTCATCGGTGAGTGCTATTAAAAAGCGAGGAACAATTAAAATTGCCGTTTTTGGTGACCTACCACCATATGGGTGGGTTAACAAATCCGGTAAACGAGTAGGCTATGATGTTGCATTGGCAAGACAAGTTGGTAAAGACTTAGGAGTTAAGGTTAAGTTTGTTCAAGTTAATGCTGATAGTCGAGTGGATGCCTTGAATTCAAATAAAGCTGATTTAGTATTGGCAAACTTCACTGTTAATGCTGATCGAAAGAAGCAAGTAGATTTCGCTAAATCATATATGAAAGTTTCGGTTGGGGTAATTTCTCCCAAAAGTAAGACTGTTACTAAGGCCAGTCAGTTGAATGGTAAAAAAGTTATCGTTACTAAGGGAACGACGGCAGAAACTTATTTTACTAAACATTCTAACGGAGTGACATTACAAAAATATGATTCAAAAACGCAACAGTTTAATGCATTGAAGAATGGTCGTGCTGCAGCACTTGCTGATGATAACTCATACCTGTTTGCATGGGCAAAGAAACATTCCAACTATAAAGTTGGAATTAAAAGTATTGGACCACATCAATATATTGCTCCTGGTATCAAAAAGGGTAATAAGAGTTTGCTGAATTGGACGAATAAAGAGATTACTAAGTTGAATAAAAAAGACTTCTTCACTCAAGATTATAATAAGAACTTGAAACCATACTTTGGTTCGGATGTTAAACCCAGCGATATTATTATTACTAGCAACAAATAG
- a CDS encoding amino acid ABC transporter ATP-binding protein: MAEKLLTVSHLNKNYGKKEVLHDINFSVDKGSVTVILGPSGSGKSTMIRCLNGLEDFHSGQIDFKGQVIQPGFKKWQPIRQNIGMVFQSYDLFPNRTVIDNILLGPLKVQKRSHEEALAQARQLLKEVQLTEYENVYPRQLSGGQKQRIAIVRALELNPEFILFDEVTASLDPEMVRGVLDVMLQLAQRKMTMIVVTHEMNFAKQIADNVIFLEDGKIIEKSVGRQFFDQPKTERAKEFLNSMDF; this comes from the coding sequence ATGGCTGAAAAATTATTAACCGTAAGTCACTTAAATAAAAATTATGGTAAAAAGGAAGTATTGCACGATATCAACTTTAGCGTTGATAAAGGAAGCGTGACCGTCATTTTAGGGCCCTCTGGATCAGGCAAAAGCACCATGATTCGTTGTCTAAATGGGTTAGAAGATTTTCATAGTGGTCAGATTGATTTTAAAGGCCAGGTCATTCAGCCCGGATTTAAGAAGTGGCAACCAATTCGTCAAAATATTGGGATGGTTTTTCAAAGTTATGATCTGTTTCCTAATCGAACGGTCATTGATAATATTTTATTAGGTCCACTAAAAGTTCAAAAACGCAGTCATGAAGAAGCACTTGCACAGGCTCGTCAGTTGCTTAAAGAAGTTCAGTTAACGGAATACGAAAATGTTTATCCACGACAACTATCAGGTGGACAAAAGCAACGAATTGCAATTGTACGGGCATTGGAATTAAATCCAGAGTTTATATTATTTGATGAAGTGACTGCATCACTTGATCCCGAAATGGTACGTGGTGTGCTTGATGTGATGCTGCAATTAGCCCAACGCAAGATGACTATGATAGTGGTCACTCACGAAATGAATTTTGCTAAACAAATTGCAGATAATGTTATTTTCCTTGAGGATGGAAAAATTATTGAAAAGTCAGTAGGAAGGCAGTTTTTCGATCAACCGAAAACTGAACGCGCTAAAGAATTTTTGAATAGTATGGATTTTTAA
- a CDS encoding amino acid ABC transporter permease, with product MAHSGINILFEGRNFMRLLGGLWVSAKVAIVAIVIGILLGIILGVLRTFHNPLLRIVLRLYLEFFRIVPTVVLLFLFYYILPKNFNINLGAQAVAILVFALWVAAEMSDIVRGALISVSQHQVDAGKAIGLNQLQLYYYVLLPQSIQLMIPATVNLTSRVIKTTSLLLLISVMDVINIGQQIIEANSQEYQNGAFWIYGLIFILYFLLCYPLSLWARHLEKKELVNVNG from the coding sequence GTGGCTCATTCGGGAATTAACATATTATTTGAAGGACGAAATTTTATGCGATTGCTTGGTGGTTTGTGGGTTTCCGCAAAGGTTGCAATTGTGGCGATTGTTATTGGTATTTTACTGGGCATTATTTTGGGAGTGTTACGGACATTTCACAATCCACTATTGCGAATTGTTTTACGACTATACTTGGAATTTTTTCGAATAGTGCCAACTGTAGTGTTATTATTCCTGTTTTATTATATATTACCCAAAAATTTTAATATCAATCTGGGTGCTCAAGCAGTGGCAATTTTAGTCTTTGCTTTGTGGGTTGCTGCAGAAATGAGTGATATCGTTCGTGGAGCATTAATTTCAGTCTCTCAGCATCAAGTGGATGCTGGCAAGGCAATTGGCCTGAATCAATTGCAATTATATTATTACGTACTACTGCCGCAATCGATTCAATTGATGATTCCGGCAACTGTTAATTTAACAAGCCGGGTAATCAAGACAACTTCGTTACTGCTATTGATTAGCGTGATGGATGTGATTAATATTGGACAACAAATTATTGAGGCCAATAGTCAAGAATATCAAAATGGTGCCTTTTGGATCTATGGATTGATTTTTATTTTATATTTTCTACTTTGCTATCCATTATCGTTGTGGGCACGACATTTAGAGAAAAAGGAGTTGGTAAACGTCAATGGCTGA
- a CDS encoding amino acid ABC transporter permease, translating into MDWSMVQQGIPTYEKAFWLTLKLSCEGIVGAIIVGLIVSFVQYFRITGLQRILGAYVELSRNTPLLIQLFFIYYAFPEIGIKISAEVSGVSGLIFLGGSYMAAAFSSGLNGVPKIQVESGRTIGLTNWQLARYVILPQGLSLSVPAIAANVIFLIKETSIFTVIAIPELTNTALDQIGMIYDTNEALFSLVVGYAIILIPLSILLTWLERRARRGSFGN; encoded by the coding sequence ATGGACTGGTCAATGGTTCAACAGGGAATTCCAACTTATGAAAAAGCGTTCTGGTTAACACTTAAGTTATCATGTGAGGGGATAGTTGGAGCGATCATTGTTGGCCTAATTGTTAGTTTTGTACAATACTTTAGGATTACTGGATTACAAAGGATTTTAGGAGCTTATGTTGAATTGTCACGAAATACGCCCTTGTTGATTCAACTATTTTTTATCTATTATGCATTTCCCGAAATCGGAATTAAAATTTCGGCAGAAGTTAGTGGTGTGAGTGGATTAATTTTTCTTGGTGGAAGCTATATGGCTGCAGCGTTCTCTAGTGGGCTAAACGGTGTTCCTAAGATCCAAGTTGAATCGGGTAGGACAATCGGATTAACTAATTGGCAGTTAGCGAGATATGTTATTTTGCCGCAAGGGTTGTCGTTAAGCGTGCCGGCAATCGCTGCAAATGTCATTTTTTTGATTAAGGAAACTTCCATTTTTACGGTAATTGCAATTCCGGAATTAACAAATACTGCCCTTGATCAAATTGGAATGATATATGACACAAACGAGGCACTGTTTAGTTTGGTAGTCGGATATGCGATTATTTTAATTCCATTGTCGATTCTATTGACATGGCTCGAAAGGAGGGCGCGTCGTGGCTCATTCGGGAATTAA
- a CDS encoding O-acetylhomoserine aminocarboxypropyltransferase/cysteine synthase family protein: MAQDKFDTLRIHAGYKPEDNQFASSVPIYQTAAFGLSNTEVANEIVQGKQPNRYDYSRDGNPTVRVFEKRIAALEGGVDAVAVGSGMSAISYTIFNVAEGGGRIIAPTNIYGSSLDEFRNFFPKFGIDFDFIDDVNDFDRIKALIQDDTKAIYVESVANPSTEIADIETLAGIAHNAGIPLIVDNTFPTPYLFRPFEYGADIVVYSSTKGINGHGNTLSGIVVDHGKFDWTSGKFPQLTEDEFTLGNEETDDHESFTSKFGAAAFIKRIRMKYVRLLGSNLGPIDAYLVLLGLETISERLDKQVASTITIAKFLSTNKHVARVYYSGIEHDNPLVTKYFPKGVGSILSFELKGGETNIAKLIDNVKVFSYLPNIGDAKSLIVNPTRTTHREVPADVRTKHALNNQVIRLSIGLEDIDDLVNDLKQALERAFN, from the coding sequence TTGGCACAAGATAAATTTGATACATTACGTATTCATGCAGGATATAAACCAGAGGATAATCAATTTGCTTCATCGGTACCAATCTATCAAACGGCGGCCTTTGGATTGAGTAACACAGAAGTTGCTAATGAAATCGTACAAGGTAAGCAACCAAATCGCTATGATTATTCGCGCGATGGTAATCCGACCGTTCGTGTTTTTGAAAAAAGGATTGCTGCATTAGAGGGTGGAGTTGATGCGGTTGCAGTGGGATCAGGAATGTCCGCTATTTCATACACGATCTTTAATGTGGCTGAAGGTGGTGGTCGAATAATTGCTCCAACCAATATTTATGGTTCCAGTCTGGATGAATTTAGGAACTTTTTTCCAAAATTTGGGATTGATTTTGATTTTATTGATGATGTAAACGATTTTGATCGTATCAAAGCACTTATTCAGGATGATACTAAAGCAATTTATGTTGAGAGTGTTGCTAATCCAAGCACGGAAATTGCAGATATTGAAACGTTAGCTGGCATTGCACATAATGCTGGAATTCCATTAATTGTTGATAATACCTTTCCAACTCCATATCTTTTTAGGCCGTTTGAGTATGGTGCTGATATCGTGGTTTACTCCTCAACTAAGGGTATCAATGGTCACGGGAACACATTATCAGGAATTGTGGTTGATCACGGTAAATTCGACTGGACTAGTGGTAAATTTCCACAGCTTACTGAAGACGAGTTTACATTAGGAAATGAAGAAACTGATGATCACGAAAGTTTTACTAGTAAGTTTGGTGCTGCGGCATTTATCAAAAGGATTCGAATGAAGTATGTAAGGTTGCTTGGATCTAATCTCGGACCAATTGATGCTTATCTAGTGCTGTTGGGATTAGAGACGATTTCTGAGCGTTTAGACAAGCAAGTTGCTAGTACCATAACGATTGCAAAGTTTCTGAGTACTAATAAACATGTTGCTCGAGTTTATTATTCAGGAATAGAGCATGACAACCCGCTGGTAACTAAGTATTTTCCAAAGGGCGTGGGTTCGATCCTGTCATTTGAATTAAAGGGAGGCGAAACTAACATTGCTAAGTTGATTGACAATGTGAAAGTGTTCAGTTATTTGCCTAATATTGGGGATGCTAAATCGCTGATTGTTAATCCTACCAGAACGACTCATCGAGAGGTTCCGGCTGATGTTCGGACCAAACACGCCTTAAATAACCAGGTAATTCGTCTTTCAATTGGGTTGGAAGATATCGATGATTTAGTTAATGATTTAAAACAAGCGCTTGAGCGTGCATTTAACTAG